The Longimicrobiaceae bacterium genome has a window encoding:
- the thiO gene encoding glycine oxidase ThiO produces MIARSRSPEVLVVGGGVIGCAVARHLALGGARVRVLERAEPGAEASWAAAGMLAPLAEADGPGPFLDLLLRGREEFPAFAAALREETGIDVGYSDAGTLSLALTDADERALERRHAWQSAAGLGTERLTPEEARELEPGITPETRWALRFLGDHQVESRELARALYVAATRAGADVRTEAAVDRLAWSGDRLAGVELADGDLVEADAVVLAAGCWAGRLGGLPRALPVLPVHGQIAAVAVLPQRFRHCVETPRCYLVPRADGRLIAGATVERGVWRKAVTPAGLCSLLAGATEIAPWVGDLPIVETWSGLRPGTPDDLPVLGPDPEVPNLFYATGHFRNGILLAPLTGELIGEMVLAGDCGVDLEPFGIGRF; encoded by the coding sequence ATGATCGCGAGGAGCAGGTCGCCGGAGGTGCTGGTGGTGGGCGGCGGGGTCATCGGGTGCGCGGTGGCGCGCCACCTGGCGCTCGGGGGCGCCCGCGTGCGCGTGCTGGAGCGGGCGGAGCCCGGCGCGGAGGCGTCCTGGGCGGCGGCGGGAATGCTGGCGCCGCTGGCGGAGGCGGACGGACCGGGCCCCTTCCTGGACCTGCTCCTTCGGGGTCGCGAGGAGTTTCCGGCCTTTGCCGCCGCGCTCCGCGAGGAGACCGGGATCGACGTGGGGTACTCGGACGCCGGGACGCTGTCGCTCGCCCTGACGGACGCGGACGAGCGGGCGCTCGAGCGCCGGCACGCCTGGCAGTCCGCGGCGGGGCTCGGGACGGAGCGGCTGACCCCGGAGGAGGCCCGGGAGCTGGAGCCCGGGATCACCCCGGAGACGCGCTGGGCGCTCCGCTTCCTCGGCGACCACCAGGTGGAGAGCCGGGAGCTCGCCCGCGCGCTCTACGTGGCCGCGACGCGGGCAGGCGCCGACGTGCGCACCGAGGCCGCGGTCGACCGGCTGGCGTGGTCCGGAGACCGGCTGGCCGGGGTGGAGCTGGCCGACGGGGATCTCGTGGAGGCGGACGCGGTGGTGCTGGCGGCGGGGTGCTGGGCGGGGCGCCTGGGGGGACTTCCGCGCGCGCTTCCGGTCCTCCCGGTGCATGGGCAGATCGCCGCGGTGGCGGTCCTCCCGCAGCGCTTCCGGCACTGCGTCGAGACACCGCGCTGCTACCTCGTCCCCCGCGCGGACGGGCGCCTGATCGCCGGGGCGACCGTCGAGCGCGGCGTCTGGCGCAAGGCGGTCACCCCCGCCGGCCTCTGCTCCCTCCTGGCCGGGGCCACCGAGATCGCGCCCTGGGTCGGCGACCTCCCCATCGTGGAGACGTGGTCCGGCCTCCGCCCCGGCACCCCGGACGACCTCCCGGTGCTGGGGCCCGATCCCGAGGTACCCAACCTCTTCTACGCCACCGGGCACTTCCGCAACGGCATCCTGCTGGCGCCGCTGACCGGAGAGCTGATCGGGGAGATGGTGCTGGCGGGGGACTGCGGGGTCGATCTGGAGCCGTTCGGGATCGGACGGTTCTGA
- a CDS encoding gamma carbonic anhydrase family protein — protein sequence MATILPFRGIWPRIHPTAFVAPTAVVIGNVTVGEEASIWFGAVLRGDEPEHEISVGARTSIQDNCVIHVSRRGPTVIGPEVTVGHGAIMESCTVGRGALIGMNAVILQGATVGEQALVAAGAVVPDGGEVPARHLAAGTPARVKKELEGASLDWVQHSAGHYVELSRDYLAQGVGRAESAGAGK from the coding sequence ATGGCGACCATCCTCCCCTTCCGCGGCATCTGGCCGCGCATCCACCCCACGGCGTTCGTCGCCCCCACGGCCGTGGTGATCGGCAACGTGACGGTCGGGGAGGAGGCGAGCATCTGGTTCGGCGCCGTCCTGCGCGGCGACGAGCCGGAGCACGAGATCTCCGTGGGCGCGCGCACCAGCATCCAGGACAACTGCGTGATCCACGTGAGCAGGCGCGGCCCCACCGTGATCGGCCCCGAGGTGACGGTGGGGCACGGGGCCATCATGGAGAGCTGTACCGTTGGCCGGGGGGCGCTGATCGGGATGAACGCCGTGATCCTGCAGGGCGCCACGGTGGGCGAGCAGGCGCTGGTGGCCGCCGGCGCGGTGGTCCCGGACGGCGGCGAGGTCCCCGCGCGGCACCTGGCGGCCGGTACCCCCGCACGGGTGAAGAAGGAGCTGGAGGGCGCGTCGCTGGACTGGGTGCAGCACAGCGCCGGCCACTACGTGGAGCTGTCCCGCGACTATCTCGCCCAGGGCGTCGGCCGGGCGGAGTCCGCAGGGGCCGGGAAGTGA